The stretch of DNA GAAATACCCAGAAGGCGGGCTGCCGCATCGAAGCGCGACATCATTGACTCAAGCGGATTCTCTTTGTCTTTTATTGGTGCTGGTTCTATATAGCCCATAGCGATGTGAAAACTTGCCTAATAATAACCGGTTTGCTGGCGAAGTCTTATGCAAACTTACTAAATCAAGGATTACATTATCAAAAGTATATTTTTTCTACGATTAATCTAAATAAGCAATCCCGTATAATCGTTTATATCCAGAGCAACTACCAAAATCGTGTTTGAAAAAACCCGGCTGATACCGAAGAATCTTGGGTGAAATGTAAACTTTACAATTTGATAATTTTAGAGAAAAAAAGTATCTGTTGTATCTACTTGATTGACAACCCCGTTATTATTCTTTAATTTTGCGGTTAAATTTTTGGCACACCCATCTAAGAGTCCCACGTACCCATGGTTCAAGAAGAGAAGAAACGGTATTCGGAAGAAGAGCTAAAAGAGTTTGCGGAACTGATCGGCCAAAAACTTGATGCCACCCGCAGTGAACTGAACTACATCAAGGAAACACTCAGTAAGCGCAACGATAGCGGTACAGATAACACCTCGGGAAACTCGAAGCTTCTCGAAGATGGTGCCGATACCAGCGAACGAGAGAACTTGAGTCAGTTAGCGGCCCGGCTGCAAAAATTTATTCAGCAGTTAGATGCAGCAATGGTTCGGATTAAGAACGGCACTTACGGCGTTTGTAAAGATACAGGAAAGCTGATTCCTAAAGAGCGTCTTCGGGCTGTGCCTCACACCCAACAGACTATTGAGGCAAAACTGCGGCAATCGAATTAAGTAGCTATTGCCGCGCAGCAGACGGTCATATTTCCCAGCCTGTTCATGGATTGGGAGGTATGACCGTCTGCTTTTTTCGTACCGAATATTTAAAAAGGAGTGGCGTTTTTTCCACAATCCTGTGCCAAATATCCGCCAGAACAGCAATACAGTCCCAACGAATTAGCTATAGGCAAGTGGCTTTTTAATCAATTATCGTCTAAACAGTCTGACGCTCTATTCATTCACTGCTTTTTCTACGAAGAGCAAGGCTATACGGTCAATTTTTGAACAAATTGGACGGGATTTTGTAAATACGGCAGGTACAGAACTTTTTGATTACCATTATGCTCGAACGTCTGGAAGAAATCAGAGAAAATATATTCCACTACCTCGAAGCCCGCATCGAGCTGTTTA from Spirosoma montaniterrae encodes:
- a CDS encoding TraR/DksA family transcriptional regulator, whose product is MVQEEKKRYSEEELKEFAELIGQKLDATRSELNYIKETLSKRNDSGTDNTSGNSKLLEDGADTSERENLSQLAARLQKFIQQLDAAMVRIKNGTYGVCKDTGKLIPKERLRAVPHTQQTIEAKLRQSN